The following proteins are co-located in the Frigidibacter mobilis genome:
- a CDS encoding DUF3108 domain-containing protein: protein MAPFYRLHRLMTTRPVLAALALALAVPLAPLPAAANQKDSAIFDLHLRGLRAGTLAVSGAINGSSYAASGKLQSTGILAAIKRISYDAKVSGSVSGARFTPRSYHEKADTGRRQSESVMDYRAGVPQLKVYNPPRKPEDQDIDPATQGGTVDPMTAAYAALRDVPEAEACKLNLTLFDGKRRSQVQLSNPVRQGDRITCTGEYRRLEGFSDRDMAEKTRFPFRLIYHPAQNGVLRVGEVQMDTLYGKGVLKRR, encoded by the coding sequence ATGGCCCCATTCTACCGCCTGCACCGCCTCATGACGACGCGGCCTGTCCTGGCCGCCCTTGCGCTGGCGCTGGCAGTGCCGCTTGCCCCGCTGCCCGCCGCCGCCAACCAGAAGGACAGCGCCATCTTCGACCTGCACCTGCGCGGGCTCCGCGCCGGGACGCTTGCGGTTTCGGGGGCGATCAACGGATCGAGCTATGCCGCCTCGGGCAAGCTGCAAAGCACCGGGATCCTCGCCGCGATCAAGAGGATCAGCTACGATGCCAAGGTGTCGGGCAGCGTCAGCGGCGCCCGCTTCACCCCCCGCAGCTATCACGAAAAGGCCGATACCGGCCGCCGCCAATCGGAATCGGTTATGGATTACCGCGCCGGAGTGCCGCAGCTGAAGGTCTACAACCCACCGCGCAAGCCCGAGGACCAGGACATCGACCCGGCCACGCAGGGCGGCACCGTCGACCCGATGACCGCCGCCTATGCCGCGCTGCGCGATGTTCCCGAGGCCGAGGCCTGCAAGCTGAACCTGACCCTGTTCGACGGCAAGCGCCGCAGCCAGGTGCAGCTGTCGAACCCGGTGCGGCAAGGCGACCGGATCACCTGCACCGGCGAGTACCGGCGGCTGGAGGGATTCTCGGACAGGGACATGGCCGAAAAGACCCGCTTTCCGTTCCGGCTGATCTATCACCCGGCGCAGAACGGCGTGCTGCGGGTGGGCGAGGTCCAGATGGATACACTCTATGGCAAAGGTGTGCTGAAACGGCGATAA
- the rpmB gene encoding 50S ribosomal protein L28: MSRVCELTGKGPMTGNNVSHANNKTRRRFLPNLNEITLISDVLGQSFKLRISAAGLRSVDHRGGLDAFLAKAKDDDLSSKALKIKKEIAKAQAAAA; encoded by the coding sequence ATGTCGCGCGTTTGCGAACTGACCGGGAAAGGCCCGATGACGGGCAACAACGTGAGCCACGCGAACAACAAGACGCGTCGCCGCTTCCTGCCCAACCTGAACGAAATCACCCTGATCTCGGACGTTCTGGGCCAGTCCTTCAAGCTGCGCATCTCGGCGGCGGGACTGCGCTCGGTCGATCACCGCGGCGGGCTGGATGCGTTCCTGGCCAAGGCCAAGGATGACGACCTGTCCTCGAAGGCGCTGAAGATCAAGAAAGAGATCGCCAAGGCGCAGGCCGCCGCGGCCTGA
- a CDS encoding NAD-dependent deacylase: protein MGARPQQIVVLTGAGISAESGIPTFRASDGLWEQHRIEDVATPEGFARDPALVHRFYNARRAAAAAAVPNAAHKALARLQTAGRHDLLIVTQNVDDLHERGGARDVLHMHGSLAGALCAACGQRWPAPAAMAPEDPCPACSAPETRPDIVWFGEIPYHMDRIWQALREADLFVSIGTSGQVYPAAAFAQDAARAGARTLELNLDPSALSAEFDEARQGPATRLVPAWVDSLLA, encoded by the coding sequence ATGGGCGCCCGGCCGCAACAGATCGTGGTGCTGACCGGCGCCGGGATTTCGGCCGAAAGCGGGATTCCCACCTTTCGCGCCTCGGACGGGCTGTGGGAACAGCACCGGATCGAGGATGTGGCCACCCCGGAGGGATTCGCCCGTGACCCGGCCCTTGTCCACCGCTTCTACAACGCCCGCCGCGCCGCCGCGGCCGCGGCCGTGCCCAACGCCGCACACAAGGCGCTGGCCCGGCTTCAGACGGCAGGGCGGCATGACCTGCTGATCGTCACCCAGAATGTCGATGACCTGCATGAACGCGGCGGCGCGCGCGATGTGCTGCACATGCATGGCAGCCTCGCCGGCGCGCTCTGCGCCGCCTGCGGCCAGCGCTGGCCGGCGCCTGCGGCGATGGCCCCCGAAGACCCCTGCCCCGCCTGCAGCGCGCCCGAAACCCGGCCCGATATCGTCTGGTTCGGCGAGATCCCCTATCACATGGACCGGATCTGGCAGGCGCTGCGCGAGGCGGATCTGTTCGTCTCCATCGGCACTTCGGGCCAGGTCTACCCCGCCGCCGCCTTTGCGCAGGACGCCGCCCGCGCCGGGGCACGGACGCTGGAACTGAACCTCGACCCCTCGGCACTCAGCGCCGAGTTCGACGAGGCCCGCCAGGGCCCGGCAACCCGGCTCGTCCCCGCCTGGGTGGACAGCCTGCTGGCGTAA
- the meaB gene encoding methylmalonyl Co-A mutase-associated GTPase MeaB, with protein sequence MTGLDVAELARGVQAGERRALARAITLVESRRADHRAEAGALLEALAGSGRQALRIGLSGTPGVGKSTFIESFGMMLTAQGLRVAVLAVDPSSARSGGSILGDKTRMDRLSRDPRAFIRPSPSQAQLGGVARRSREAVALCEAAGFDVVLIETVGVGQSETLVAGMADLFVLLLAPAGGDELQGVKRGIMEIADLILVNKADGDLKPAALRTVADYAGALRLLRKRVQDPEGFPKALAVSALEEAGLAAAWAEMKALADWRRANGHFVRVRAEQARAWFEDEVRQGLLARLERDAGLRARMAALGDAVEAGSAAPSRAAAEVLAALEAAGQG encoded by the coding sequence ATGACGGGTCTTGACGTGGCAGAGCTGGCGCGCGGCGTGCAGGCCGGAGAGCGGCGGGCGCTGGCCCGCGCGATCACGCTGGTGGAAAGCCGCCGCGCCGATCACCGGGCCGAGGCAGGCGCGCTGCTGGAGGCGCTGGCCGGGTCCGGGCGCCAGGCGCTGCGCATCGGGCTGTCGGGCACGCCGGGGGTAGGCAAGTCCACCTTCATCGAATCCTTCGGAATGATGCTGACGGCGCAGGGGCTGCGGGTGGCGGTGCTGGCGGTCGATCCCTCCTCGGCCCGTTCCGGCGGCTCCATCCTCGGCGACAAGACCCGGATGGACCGCCTGAGCCGTGATCCGCGCGCCTTCATCCGGCCCTCGCCCAGCCAGGCGCAGCTGGGCGGCGTGGCGCGGCGGTCGCGCGAGGCGGTGGCGCTGTGCGAGGCGGCGGGCTTCGATGTGGTGCTGATCGAGACCGTGGGGGTGGGCCAGTCGGAAACGCTGGTGGCCGGGATGGCCGATCTCTTCGTGCTGCTGCTGGCTCCGGCGGGTGGGGACGAGCTGCAGGGCGTCAAGCGCGGCATCATGGAGATTGCCGACCTGATCCTGGTGAACAAGGCCGATGGCGACCTCAAGCCCGCCGCGCTGCGCACCGTGGCCGATTATGCCGGCGCGCTGCGGCTGCTGCGCAAGCGCGTGCAGGACCCGGAGGGCTTTCCCAAGGCGCTGGCGGTCTCGGCGCTGGAGGAGGCGGGGCTGGCCGCCGCCTGGGCCGAGATGAAGGCCCTGGCCGACTGGCGCCGCGCCAACGGCCATTTCGTCCGGGTGCGTGCCGAACAGGCCCGCGCCTGGTTCGAGGATGAAGTGCGCCAGGGCCTGCTGGCCCGGCTGGAGCGGGACGCGGGGCTGCGCGCCCGGATGGCTGCACTGGGCGATGCGGTCGAGGCTGGCAGCGCCGCGCCCTCCCGCGCCGCCGCCGAAGTTCTGGCGGCGCTGGAGGCAGCGGGGCAGGGATGA
- a CDS encoding ArsR/SmtB family transcription factor, with product MTEGPDISRTAALIGDPARAGMLAALMRGQALTVSELAAEAGIGLPTASAHLARLEGGGLIAPRRQGRHKYFALASDEVAALLEALMRFSAGSVPAPRACPARATPHCGRHGSATTTLPATAACSFTTALSRAASCRWRAGASPDGRGRGVCRRFRHRPCRPAGRAPAALP from the coding sequence ATGACCGAAGGCCCCGACATCTCCCGCACCGCCGCGCTGATCGGCGATCCCGCCCGTGCCGGGATGCTGGCCGCGCTGATGCGCGGGCAGGCGCTGACCGTTTCCGAACTGGCGGCCGAGGCCGGGATCGGCCTGCCCACCGCCAGCGCCCATCTGGCGCGGCTGGAGGGCGGCGGGCTGATCGCCCCGCGCCGGCAGGGGCGGCACAAGTATTTCGCGCTCGCCTCGGATGAGGTGGCGGCACTGCTGGAGGCGCTGATGCGGTTCTCGGCCGGCTCGGTGCCCGCCCCTCGCGCCTGCCCGGCCCGCGCGACCCCGCATTGCGGCAGGCACGGGTCTGCTACAACCACCTTGCCGGCGACCGCGGCGTGCAGCTTTACGACAGCCTTGTCACGCGCGGCTTCCTGCAGATGGCGGGCAGGGGCTTCACCTGACGGAAGAGGGCGCGGGGTTTGTCGCCGGTTTCGGCATCGACCTTGCCGCCCTGCAGGCCGCGCGCCCGCCGCTCTGCCGTGA
- a CDS encoding copper chaperone PCu(A)C: MRVPTFKSAAAVAALLSSLMLPGVALADDAITISDPYARSSTMMSTSGAAFMVIENHSAVDDRLVSAKADIAERVELHTHIADANGVMQMIEVPEGFVIPAGGSHALQRGADHVMFLGLNRPLAQGDIIPVTLTFESAGEVVVEVPVDMDRKPMHGQMKMGAPGN; encoded by the coding sequence ATGCGCGTTCCCACATTCAAATCCGCTGCGGCGGTTGCTGCCCTGCTGTCCTCGCTGATGCTGCCCGGCGTTGCCCTGGCGGATGACGCCATCACCATCAGCGACCCCTATGCGCGCAGCTCGACGATGATGTCGACCTCTGGCGCGGCCTTCATGGTGATCGAGAACCATTCGGCCGTCGATGACCGCCTGGTCTCGGCCAAGGCCGATATCGCCGAGCGGGTGGAACTGCACACCCATATCGCCGATGCCAACGGCGTGATGCAGATGATCGAGGTGCCGGAGGGCTTCGTGATTCCGGCGGGCGGCAGCCATGCCCTGCAGCGCGGGGCCGACCATGTGATGTTCCTCGGGCTGAACCGGCCCCTGGCGCAGGGCGACATCATCCCGGTGACGCTGACCTTCGAGAGTGCCGGCGAGGTGGTGGTCGAGGTGCCGGTGGATATGGACCGCAAGCCGATGCATGGCCAGATGAAGATGGGCGCGCCGGGCAACTGA
- a CDS encoding DUF6471 domain-containing protein, producing MPEQNDWEMMAASLLKAELKRKGVTYARLAEMIGDKEVNIRNKLARGKFSASFLLHSLNAIGENTLRIR from the coding sequence ATGCCTGAACAGAACGACTGGGAGATGATGGCCGCAAGCTTGCTCAAGGCGGAACTGAAGCGGAAGGGTGTGACCTACGCTCGGCTTGCGGAGATGATCGGCGACAAAGAGGTGAACATCCGAAACAAGCTGGCGCGGGGTAAATTCTCCGCCTCGTTCCTTCTGCACAGCCTTAACGCAATTGGCGAGAATACTCTGAGAATAAGGTGA
- a CDS encoding heavy-metal-associated domain-containing protein produces MILNIPEMSCGHCRAAVEAAVAGLDAGAIVTVDLAARQAEIVTGAAPEAVIAALAAAGYEATAAR; encoded by the coding sequence ATGATCCTGAACATACCCGAAATGAGCTGCGGCCATTGCCGCGCGGCGGTGGAAGCGGCGGTGGCCGGGCTGGACGCGGGCGCGATCGTCACCGTGGACCTGGCCGCGCGCCAAGCCGAGATCGTCACCGGCGCTGCGCCGGAGGCGGTGATCGCCGCGCTGGCGGCGGCGGGCTATGAGGCGACGGCGGCGAGGTAG
- a CDS encoding DUF4258 domain-containing protein produces MMKQRHAQAPVEFRPTPQRLLASIRRLAARSENVSFGEHALDRMEERGITNLDVLRVLRAGEISGKIEAGKNLGEWKCKIVEWRKGARAIGVATVVVRESRLFIKTVEWEDQ; encoded by the coding sequence ATGATGAAACAGCGCCATGCACAAGCCCCGGTAGAATTTCGGCCCACCCCGCAGAGGCTCTTGGCGAGCATCAGGCGGCTGGCCGCGAGATCCGAGAACGTATCGTTTGGCGAACACGCGCTGGACAGAATGGAAGAGCGTGGCATCACAAACTTAGACGTTCTGCGCGTTTTGCGCGCGGGCGAGATATCTGGAAAAATCGAAGCTGGTAAAAACCTAGGAGAATGGAAATGCAAAATCGTCGAGTGGCGAAAGGGCGCCCGGGCGATAGGGGTTGCAACAGTGGTAGTGCGAGAAAGCAGGCTCTTCATCAAGACAGTGGAATGGGAGGACCAGTGA
- a CDS encoding IS1595 family transposase yields the protein MAQHFLLSAAARTLSLKAIYKAGEEAAHDTFCKMRWPETDGEAVCPDCGCCETYKITTRRKFKCKGCYRQFSVTSGTIFASRKMAFVDLLAAICITVNASKGVSMVQLSRDLDCQYKTAFVLAHKLREAMAREVHTGEVLRGHVEVDGAYFGGHIRPENAKADRKDRRLKEHQTGKRRVVVVMRERLGRTLPVVTMAESEGVALVHSNVDRMATLSADEASHWDLLHAGWSVDRVNHSEIYSDHGKHTNWAESYFSRLRRMVAGQHHHVSPRYLHQYATQAAWLEDNRRKSNGVMAFGLVANAMDAPVSRAWKGYWQRVA from the coding sequence ATGGCACAGCACTTCCTCCTTTCCGCAGCGGCCCGCACCCTGAGCCTCAAGGCGATCTACAAGGCAGGCGAAGAGGCTGCGCATGACACGTTCTGCAAGATGCGCTGGCCGGAAACCGATGGCGAGGCCGTTTGCCCCGACTGCGGTTGCTGCGAAACCTACAAGATCACCACCCGCCGCAAGTTCAAGTGCAAGGGCTGCTACCGTCAGTTCAGCGTCACCTCTGGCACCATCTTTGCCAGCCGCAAGATGGCGTTCGTTGACCTGCTGGCGGCGATCTGCATCACCGTGAACGCCTCCAAGGGCGTTTCGATGGTGCAGCTCTCCCGCGATCTGGACTGCCAGTACAAGACAGCATTCGTCCTGGCCCACAAGCTGCGCGAGGCGATGGCCCGCGAAGTTCACACTGGCGAAGTTCTTCGCGGCCATGTCGAAGTTGATGGCGCCTACTTCGGCGGTCATATCCGCCCCGAGAACGCGAAGGCTGACCGCAAGGACCGCCGCCTGAAAGAACACCAGACGGGCAAGCGCCGCGTGGTCGTCGTGATGCGCGAACGCCTTGGCCGCACCCTGCCTGTCGTCACCATGGCAGAGTCCGAAGGTGTGGCGCTGGTGCATTCCAACGTGGACCGCATGGCGACCCTGTCGGCGGATGAAGCCTCGCACTGGGATCTGCTGCATGCCGGCTGGTCGGTGGACCGCGTGAACCACAGCGAAATCTACAGCGACCACGGCAAGCACACCAACTGGGCGGAAAGCTACTTCTCCCGCCTGCGCCGCATGGTCGCGGGCCAACACCACCATGTCAGCCCGCGCTACCTGCACCAGTACGCCACCCAAGCCGCATGGCTTGAGGACAACCGCCGCAAGAGCAACGGCGTCATGGCCTTCGGGCTGGTGGCAAACGCGATGGACGCGCCGGTGAGCCGCGCATGGAAAGGCTACTGGCAGCGGGTGGCGTAA
- the hrpB gene encoding ATP-dependent helicase HrpB: MIDRLPIDEALPALIAALQTEGRCVLVAPPGAGKTSRVPLAMLEAGLTEGLAGNRIVMLEPRRLAARAAAERMAATLGEPVGQTVGYRIRGEAKVSKATRIEVVTEGILTRMIQSDAGLPGIGALIFDEFHERSLNADLGLALAWEVRGALREDLLLVVMSATLDAGPVAELLDGAPLVRSEGRAFAVETRWLPRPLDRTMRFEPAMAALVAEAAAETEGGILVFLPGEGEIRRVEGLLRGRLPVDCTVHPLFGAMEFAAQRAAIAPAASGRKVVLATAIAETSLTIEDVRVVVDGGRARRARFDPGSGMSRLVTERVTRAEAEQRRGRAGRVAPGSATGCGRAGRGQPCRLPPPEIETADLAGLALELALWGAEPSALAFLTPPPAPALAEAQALLAGLGALEPGGQGWRITAHGRRLAALPTHPRLAHMLAVAGPSAATLAALLAERDPLKGAPVDLMLRLAALRDPRAFEADHLWPVNRGTVERIRAEAKRLARMAPQVAASFTPAEMAALAYPDRIGLRRKGEAPRYLLSGGKGAILKETDPLAQSRLIVATDLDGDAREAGVRQAVEIREPALRRLFAGQIAWHDHCEWSRREGRVLARRQERLGPLVLDDRPGPRRRPRPSPAPRWTGCARSACPGHPEPRACAQGWTSCAPRARSCPRWATPPCWTAPRTGCCPSSPANAARASFGTST; encoded by the coding sequence GTGATTGACCGGCTGCCGATAGACGAGGCGCTTCCCGCGCTGATCGCGGCCCTCCAGACGGAGGGCCGCTGCGTTCTTGTGGCCCCGCCCGGCGCCGGCAAGACCAGCCGCGTGCCGCTGGCGATGCTGGAGGCGGGGCTGACCGAAGGGCTGGCCGGGAACCGCATTGTCATGCTGGAGCCGCGCCGCCTGGCCGCCCGCGCCGCCGCCGAGCGGATGGCGGCGACGCTGGGAGAGCCGGTAGGCCAGACCGTCGGCTACCGCATCCGCGGCGAGGCCAAGGTGTCGAAGGCGACCCGCATCGAGGTGGTGACGGAAGGTATCCTGACACGGATGATCCAGTCCGATGCCGGCCTGCCAGGGATCGGCGCGCTGATCTTCGACGAATTCCACGAACGCAGCCTGAATGCCGATCTGGGGCTGGCCCTCGCCTGGGAGGTGCGCGGCGCGCTGCGCGAGGATCTGCTGCTGGTGGTGATGTCGGCAACGCTGGACGCGGGCCCCGTGGCGGAACTGCTGGACGGCGCGCCGCTGGTGCGCTCGGAGGGGCGGGCCTTTGCGGTGGAAACCCGCTGGCTGCCGCGCCCGCTGGACCGCACCATGCGTTTCGAGCCTGCAATGGCGGCGCTGGTGGCCGAGGCGGCGGCAGAGACCGAGGGCGGCATCCTGGTGTTCCTGCCCGGCGAGGGCGAGATCCGGCGGGTGGAGGGGCTGCTGCGCGGCCGCCTGCCGGTGGATTGCACCGTGCATCCGCTGTTCGGCGCGATGGAATTCGCGGCGCAGCGCGCGGCGATTGCCCCTGCCGCGTCCGGGCGAAAGGTGGTGCTGGCCACCGCCATCGCCGAAACCTCGCTGACCATCGAGGATGTGCGGGTGGTGGTCGATGGCGGCCGGGCGCGGCGGGCAAGGTTCGATCCGGGCAGCGGCATGTCGCGGCTGGTCACGGAACGGGTGACGCGGGCCGAGGCCGAACAGCGCCGCGGCCGCGCCGGCCGGGTCGCGCCGGGATCTGCTACCGGATGTGGTCGCGCGGGAAGAGGGCAGCCTTGCCGCCTTCCCCCACCCGAGATCGAGACGGCGGACCTTGCCGGCCTCGCGCTCGAACTGGCTTTGTGGGGCGCGGAGCCTTCGGCGCTGGCCTTCCTGACCCCGCCCCCCGCCCCGGCCCTGGCCGAGGCGCAGGCGCTGCTGGCGGGCCTCGGGGCGCTGGAGCCTGGCGGCCAGGGCTGGCGCATCACCGCGCATGGCCGCAGGCTGGCGGCGCTGCCCACCCATCCGCGGCTGGCGCATATGCTGGCGGTGGCCGGGCCCTCGGCCGCGACGCTGGCGGCACTGCTGGCCGAACGCGACCCGCTGAAGGGCGCGCCGGTGGACCTGATGCTGCGCCTGGCGGCGCTGCGCGACCCGCGGGCCTTCGAGGCCGATCACCTCTGGCCGGTGAACCGCGGCACGGTGGAACGGATCCGCGCCGAGGCGAAGCGGCTGGCCCGGATGGCACCGCAGGTCGCCGCCAGCTTCACCCCGGCCGAAATGGCGGCGCTGGCCTACCCCGACCGCATCGGCCTGCGCCGCAAGGGCGAGGCGCCGCGCTACCTGCTCTCGGGCGGCAAGGGCGCGATCCTCAAGGAGACCGACCCGCTGGCGCAGTCGCGGCTGATCGTGGCGACCGATCTGGACGGCGATGCGCGCGAGGCCGGGGTGCGGCAGGCGGTGGAGATCCGCGAACCGGCGCTGCGCCGGCTTTTCGCAGGCCAGATCGCCTGGCACGACCATTGCGAATGGTCACGGCGCGAAGGCCGGGTGCTGGCCCGGCGGCAGGAACGCCTCGGCCCGCTGGTGCTGGACGACCGCCCTGGCCCGAGGCGCCGCCCGAGGCCCTCGCCCGCGCCGCGCTGGACGGGCTGCGCCAGATCGGCCTGCCCTGGACACCCCGAGCCGCGCGCCTGCGCGCAAGGGTGGACCTCCTGCGCGCCGAGGGCGCGGAGCTGCCCGAGATGGGCGACGCCGCCCTGCTGGACAGCGCCGAGGACTGGCTGCTGCCCTTCCTCGCCGGCAAACGCAGCGAGGGCGAGCTTCGGAACCTCGACCTGA
- a CDS encoding ClbS/DfsB family four-helix bundle protein, with the protein MAVPQGKEALLQAIDASFGKLLTELAAVPANEVAAASMEGHAKGTRMSVADLVAYLLGWNELVLKWLELDAAGAPIPFPEAGFRWNELGRLAQKFYADHQDVPYPQLVDRLVAAKDRIVLAIRARSDDDLYGRPWYGKWTMGRMIQLNTSSPYANARGRLRKRRKAPA; encoded by the coding sequence ATGGCCGTTCCCCAAGGCAAGGAGGCGCTGCTTCAGGCGATCGACGCCAGTTTCGGCAAGCTGCTCACGGAACTGGCCGCCGTTCCCGCGAACGAGGTGGCGGCGGCCAGCATGGAGGGCCATGCCAAGGGCACGCGGATGAGCGTTGCCGATCTGGTCGCCTATCTGCTGGGTTGGAACGAGCTGGTGCTGAAATGGCTGGAGCTTGACGCTGCCGGCGCGCCGATCCCCTTCCCCGAGGCCGGCTTCAGGTGGAACGAACTGGGGCGGCTGGCGCAGAAGTTCTACGCGGATCATCAGGACGTGCCCTATCCGCAGCTTGTGGACCGGCTGGTCGCCGCGAAGGACCGGATCGTGCTGGCGATCAGGGCCCGCAGTGATGACGATCTCTATGGCCGGCCCTGGTATGGAAAATGGACGATGGGGCGGATGATCCAGCTCAACACCTCCTCGCCCTATGCCAACGCCCGCGGTCGGCTGCGCAAGCGGCGCAAGGCGCCGGCGTAG
- the lepA gene encoding translation elongation factor 4, producing the protein MTELSQIRNFSIVAHIDHGKSTLADRLIQLTGTVAARDMKAQMLDSMDIERERGITIKANTVRIEYPAKDGKTYILNLIDTPGHVDFAYEVSRSMRAVEGSLLVVDASQGVEAQTLANVYQAIDAGHEIVPVLNKIDLPAAEPERVKEQIEDVIGIDASEAIPISAKSGLGIPDVLEAIVTRLPPPKGDRDAPLKAMLVDSWYDSYLGVVVMIRVMDGVIRKGDRIKMMQTGAIYGVDKLAVLKPQMVDIAELGPGEIGIWTGSIKQVRDTRVGDTITHERKPCLEALPGFKPAQPVVFCGLFPVDANDFEPLREAIEKLSLNDASFSSEMETSAALGFGFRCGFLGLLHLEVIRDRLEREYDLDLITTAPSVVFKLHMKDGEVKDLHNPADMPDLTFVDHIEEPRIKATIMVPDEYLGDVLKLCQDRRGIQLDLTYAGSRAMAVYDLPLAEVVFDFYDRLKSVTKGYASFDYQISEYREDFLVKMSILVNDEPVDALSMMVHRDRAEMRGRAMVEKLKDLIPRHMFKIPIQAAIGGRVIARETLSAMRKDVTAKCYGGDATRKRKLLDKQKAGKKKMRQFGKVEIPQEAFISALKMDD; encoded by the coding sequence ATGACCGAGCTTTCCCAGATCCGCAACTTCTCGATCGTGGCGCATATCGACCACGGCAAATCCACCCTCGCCGACCGGCTGATCCAGCTGACGGGGACGGTCGCCGCGCGCGACATGAAGGCGCAGATGCTCGACAGCATGGATATCGAGCGGGAGCGCGGGATCACCATCAAGGCCAACACCGTGCGGATCGAGTATCCGGCCAAGGATGGCAAGACCTATATCCTGAACCTGATCGACACGCCCGGCCATGTCGACTTCGCCTATGAGGTCAGCCGCTCGATGCGCGCCGTCGAAGGCTCGCTGCTGGTGGTCGATGCCTCGCAGGGTGTCGAGGCGCAGACCTTGGCCAACGTCTATCAGGCGATTGACGCCGGGCATGAGATCGTGCCGGTGCTGAACAAGATCGACCTGCCCGCCGCCGAGCCCGAGCGGGTGAAGGAGCAGATCGAGGATGTGATCGGCATCGACGCCTCCGAGGCGATCCCGATTTCCGCCAAGTCCGGTCTTGGCATCCCCGATGTGCTGGAGGCAATCGTCACCCGGCTGCCGCCGCCCAAGGGCGACCGCGATGCCCCGCTGAAGGCGATGCTGGTCGACAGCTGGTATGATAGCTACCTTGGCGTTGTCGTCATGATCCGGGTCATGGACGGCGTGATCCGCAAGGGCGACCGCATCAAGATGATGCAGACCGGCGCGATCTATGGCGTGGACAAGCTGGCGGTGCTGAAGCCGCAGATGGTGGACATCGCCGAGCTTGGGCCGGGCGAGATCGGGATCTGGACCGGGTCGATCAAGCAGGTGCGCGACACCCGGGTGGGCGATACCATCACCCATGAGCGCAAACCCTGCCTTGAGGCGCTGCCGGGCTTCAAGCCCGCGCAACCGGTGGTGTTCTGCGGGCTGTTCCCGGTCGATGCCAATGATTTCGAGCCGCTGCGCGAGGCAATCGAGAAGCTGTCGCTGAACGACGCCTCCTTCAGCTCGGAAATGGAAACCTCGGCCGCGCTTGGCTTCGGCTTCCGCTGCGGCTTCCTCGGGCTGCTGCATCTCGAGGTGATCCGCGACCGGCTGGAGCGGGAATATGACCTCGACCTCATCACCACCGCGCCCTCGGTGGTGTTCAAGCTGCACATGAAGGACGGCGAGGTGAAGGATCTTCACAACCCGGCCGACATGCCCGACCTGACCTTTGTCGACCATATCGAGGAGCCGCGGATCAAGGCCACGATCATGGTGCCCGATGAGTATCTGGGCGACGTGCTCAAGCTCTGCCAGGATCGCCGCGGCATCCAGCTGGACCTGACCTATGCCGGTAGCCGGGCAATGGCTGTCTATGACCTGCCGCTGGCCGAGGTGGTGTTCGACTTCTACGACCGGCTGAAATCGGTCACCAAGGGCTATGCCAGCTTCGACTACCAGATCAGCGAATACCGCGAGGATTTCCTGGTGAAGATGTCGATCCTGGTGAACGATGAGCCGGTGGATGCGCTGTCGATGATGGTGCACCGCGACCGGGCCGAGATGCGCGGCCGGGCGATGGTGGAGAAGCTCAAGGACCTGATCCCGCGGCACATGTTCAAGATCCCGATCCAGGCGGCCATCGGCGGGCGGGTGATCGCGCGCGAGACGCTGTCGGCGATGCGCAAGGACGTGACGGCCAAATGCTATGGCGGCGACGCTACCCGCAAGCGCAAGCTGCTGGACAAGCAAAAGGCCGGCAAGAAGAAGATGCGCCAGTTCGGCAAGGTGGAAATTCCGCAAGAGGCCTTCATCTCGGCCCTGAAGATGGACGACTGA
- a CDS encoding ATP-dependent helicase C-terminal domain-containing protein, translated as MGDAALLDSAEDWLLPFLAGKRSEGELRNLDLTEALKALLGWEGQQLVDRLAPEHFETPLGRRVPIDYAGEAPGIEIRLQEMFGVRVHPVVGPKRRPLRITLLSPGARPVQVTMDLPGFWANSYADVRKDMRGRYPRHPWPEDPTVAEPTLRAKPRGT; from the coding sequence ATGGGCGACGCCGCCCTGCTGGACAGCGCCGAGGACTGGCTGCTGCCCTTCCTCGCCGGCAAACGCAGCGAGGGCGAGCTTCGGAACCTCGACCTGACCGAAGCCCTGAAGGCGCTTCTGGGCTGGGAGGGACAGCAGCTGGTGGACCGCCTCGCCCCCGAGCATTTCGAGACCCCGCTCGGTCGCCGGGTGCCCATCGACTATGCCGGCGAAGCGCCGGGCATCGAGATCCGCCTGCAGGAAATGTTCGGCGTGCGGGTGCATCCCGTGGTGGGGCCGAAGCGCCGCCCGCTGCGCATCACCCTGCTGTCGCCGGGTGCCAGGCCGGTGCAGGTGACGATGGACCTGCCGGGTTTCTGGGCCAACAGCTATGCCGATGTCCGCAAGGACATGCGCGGCCGCTACCCGCGCCACCCCTGGCCCGAGGATCCGACCGTCGCCGAACCGACGCTGCGCGCCAAGCCGCGCGGAACCTGA